One Palaemon carinicauda isolate YSFRI2023 chromosome 5, ASM3689809v2, whole genome shotgun sequence DNA window includes the following coding sequences:
- the LOC137641167 gene encoding uncharacterized protein, which translates to MYKEHWSRQVTLNLIELYRQHPCLWDVRKEVYKDREARTAAIKEITAHLKQYVANMNEVEVKRNLALLRNQHWREIRKVSMGKISGAGSEEQYTPKLWCFNALSFLNSGDTVRLSLSNLDSSEA; encoded by the coding sequence ATGTACAAGGAACACTGGTCTCGACAGGTAACTCTGAACCTAATAGAGTTATATCGACAACACCCATGTCTGTGGGATGTACGAAAGGAAGTGTACAAAGACCGTGAGGCACGAACTGCAGCAATTAAAGAAATCACTGCACATTTAAAGCAATATGTTGCAAACATGAATGAAGTAGAGGTAAAGCGTAATCTAGCTCTGCTTCGAAATCAACACTGGAGGGAAATACGCAAAGTAAGTATGGGCAAAATATCAGGAGCCGGAAGCGAGGAACAGTACACACCAAAATTATGGTGCTTCAACGCCTTATCATTTTTAAATTCCGGTGATACAGTACGGCTATCACTGTCAAACCTCGACAGTAGTGAGGCATAA